Proteins encoded by one window of Anguilla rostrata isolate EN2019 chromosome 9, ASM1855537v3, whole genome shotgun sequence:
- the LOC135263975 gene encoding sprouty-related, EVH1 domain-containing protein 2-like, whose product MERDVVRVRAVVMTRDDSSGGWVPLGGGGLSHVAICKGRSPGDRGRRDYCIRGERLRDRAPVLECLVRRGLVYNKVNPIFHHWRVEDQKFGLTFQSPADAISFEQGLHGVMDRLERESDSPSSSTPEEGDTEDDGQASRTGSESSSNSRKEMLPKPVTIVTSESSSPCFALPSAAEDYGYGAQHGVTTQTPAQIHIRPVQLQPPQTSAAVSSSVAPPLTPPTPAAAAPSPLSPLSPTLSLLEQGDIKDLWGARGYEDYRRAELARAGGGGVSSQDKSELCVVRFGKEQAGAGEGTVTLDTKASQRLSSSSSPTPNTVTSPPASDSSRGSPSCCLRASRTRRRGGGTGRDCGLTLGLSASPSTSGGAAGGPSDEGPCPAPPSPRSSRCVYCRSIFSAAENGRGRCRDAPDPALRCLRRWTCVWCAESLLYHCASDPEGEFWEPCSCEDPQGARVSPLCCARWAALLALSLLVPCMCCYLPLCACLHCGERCGCCGGKHKAAR is encoded by the exons ATGGAGCGCGA TGTAGTGCGCGTTCGCGCAGTGGTGATGACGCGTGACGACTCCAGCGGCGGGTGGGTGCCCCTGGGAGGCGGCGGCCTCAGTCACGTTGCGATATGTAAGGGGCGGAGTCCGGGAGACAGGGGGCGGAGAGACTACTGCATTCGCGGGGAGAGGCTGCGGGACCGAGCG CCGGTGCTGGAGTGCTTGGTGCGGAGAGGGCTGGTCTACAACAAGGTCAACCCCATCTTCCATCACTGGCGCGTGGAGGACCAAAAATTTGGTCTGACTTTTCAGAGCCCAGCCGATGCCATCTCCTTTGAGCAAGGGCTCCATGGCGTCATGGACCGGCTGGAGAGAG AATCTGACTCTCCATCTTCCTCCACCCCAGAAGAGGGAGACACCGAAGATGACGGCCAAGCT tcccGCACGGGCAGCGAGTCGTCGTCCAACAGCCGGAAGGAAATGCTGCCCAAGCCCGTCACCATAGTGACCAGCGAGTCCTCGTCCCCGTGCTTCGCGCTCCCTTCTGCCGCAGAGGATTATGGGTACGGAGCCCAGCACGGCGTCACCACGCAGACTCCTGCGCAG ATCCACATTAGGCCAGTGCAGCTGCAGCCTCCGCAAACCTCAGCCGCGGTCAGCTCCTCGGtggccccgcccctgaccccgcccaccccggcGGCCGCCGCCCCGTCCCCCCTCTCGCcgctctcccccaccctctccctgctGGAGCAGGGCGACATCAAGGACCTGTGGGGCGCGCGCGGGTACGAGGACTACCGGCGGGCGGAGCTGGCCCgggccggcgggggcggggtcagctcGCAGGACAAGTCGGAGCTGTGCGTGGTGCGGTTCGGCAAGGAGCAGGCGGGGGCGGGCGAGGGCACGGTCACCCTGGACACCAAGGCGTCCCAgcggctctcctcctcctcctcgcccacGCCCAACACCGTCACCAGCCCCCCGGCCTCCGACTCCAGCAGGGGCTCGCCCTCCTGCTGCCTCCGCGCCTCGCGGACCCGCAGGCGAGGGGGCGGGACCGGGCGCGACTGCGGCCTGACGCTGGGCCTCTCGGCCTCGCCCTCCACcagcggcggggcggcggggggccCCAGCGACGAgggcccctgccccgccccgccgtcGCCCCGCTCCTCCCGCTGCGTCTACTGCCGCTCCATCTTCAGCGCGGCGGAGAACGGGCGGGGCCGCTGCCGGGACGCCCCGGACCCCGCCCTTCGCTGCTTGCGCCGCTGGACGTGCGTCTGGTGCGCCGAGAGCCTGCTCTACCACTGCGCCTCGGACCCCGAGGGCGAGTTCTGGGAACCCTGCTCGTGCGAGGACCCGCAGGGGGCGCGGGTGAGCCCGCTGTGCTGCGCCCGCTGGGCGGCTCTgctcgccctctccctcctggTGCCCTGCATGTGCTGCTACCTGCCCCTGTGCGCCTGCCTGCACTGCGGGGAGCGGTGCGGCTGCTGCGGGGGGAAGCACAAGGCCGCCCGGTGA
- the LOC135263977 gene encoding syncollin-like, translated as MRVAIVALFLCAVWPEGLDAQCPDPALLKDSSNVKLCARLFENSHYYNEQSCGGRYLDVYPGDDQPILPYVWNNRVSSLVVSRQCSLTVWSKTKKEGKKKKFGAGIQYRLKDVGQGLFGNWNDDISGYYCAC; from the coding sequence ATGAGGGTGGCAATCGTGGCGTTGTTTCTGTGCGCGGTCTGGCCGGAGGGCCTGGACGCCCAGTGCCCTGACCCGGCACTGCTGAAGGACTCCAGCAACGTGAAGCTGTGCGCCCGCCTGTTCGAGAACAGCCACTATTACAACGAGCAGAGCTGCGGCGGCCGCTACCTGGACGTCTACCCCGGCGACGACCAGCCCATCCTCCCGTACGTCTGGAACAACCGCGTCTCCTCGCTGGTGGTGTCGCGGCAGTGCAGCCTCACCGTGTGGTCGAAAACCAAGAAggaggggaagaagaagaagttcgGCGCGGGTATCCAGTACCGCCTGAAGGACGTCGGCCAGGGCCTGTTCGGAAACTGGAACGACGACATCTCCGGCTACTACTGCGCGTGCTAG
- the ehd2a gene encoding EH domain-containing protein 2, which produces MSRWGRKNKNTKMPEVIRTVTEGLKSLYRKKLLPLEQYYGFHDFHSASMEDADFDNKPMVLVVGQYSTGKTTFIRYLLEQDFPGSRVGPEPTTDCFTAIMHGDSEGLVPGNALIVDPNKPFRKLNPFGNTFLNRFQCAHLPNQVLESISIIDTPGILSGAKQRVSRGYDFPAVLSWFAERVDRIVLLFDAHKLEISDEFSQAIGALRGNEDKLRVVLNKADMVGTQQLMRVYGALMWSLGKVFGTPEVLRVYIGSFWSQPLMVTDNRRLFELEEEDLFADIQNLPRNSALRKLNDLVKRARLVRVHAHIISYLKQEMPSVFRKDNKKKNLIYELPVIFSKIQLQHNISPGDFPDCAKMQEKLAVHDFNKFKPLKPNMMAALDELLSTDIAKLMPLLKQEEMDAGIQAGVQGGAFLGSRGGPFLEGDPFAPMDEDGEGSDMEDEDWVVTKDKPKYDEIFYNLSPNEGKLSGTKAKDWMVSTKLPNSVLGRIWKLSDVDRDGMLDDEEFALASHLIEVKLDGHGLPPELPARLVPPSKRRHKGSDA; this is translated from the exons ATGTCTCGCTGGGGCCGCAAGAACAAGAACACCAAAATGCCGGAGGTGATCCGCACCGTGACCGAGGGGCTCAAGTCGCTCTACCGCAAGAAGCTGCTGCCGCTCGAGCAGTACTACGGCTTCCACGACTTCCACTCGGCCAGCATGGAGGACGCCGACTTCGACAACAAGCCcatggtgctggtggtgggACAGTACTCTACGGGGAAGACCACCTTCATCAG GTACCTGCTGGAGCAGGACTTCCCCGGGAGCCGGGTGGGGCCGGAGCCCACCACCGACTGCTTCACCGCCATCATGCACGGCGACTCGGAGGGCCTGGTCCCCGGCAACGCCCTCATCGTGGACCCCAACAAGCCCTTCCGCAAGCTCAACCCTTTCGGGAACACCTTCCTCAACCG GTTCCAGTGTGCCCACTTGCCCAatcaggtcctggagagcatcAGCATCATCGACACCCCTGGAATCCTGTCTGGAGCCAAGCAGAGAGTGAGCCGAG GGTACGACTTCCCCGCGGTGCTGAGCTGGTTCGCCGAGCGCGTGGACCGCATCGTCCTGCTGTTCGACGCCCACAAGCTGGAGATCTCGGACGAGTTCTCGCAGGCCATCGGCGCTCTCCGCGGCAACGAGGACAAGCTGCGCGTGGTGCTGAACAAGGCCGACATGGTGGGCACGCAGCAGCTGATGCGCGTCTACGGCGCCCTCATGTGGTCGCTGGGCAAGGTGTTCGGCACGCCCGAGGTGCTGCGCGTCTACATCGGCTCCTTCTGGTCGCAGCCGCTGATGGTGACCGACAACCGGCGGCTGTtcgagctggaggaggaggacctcTTCGCCGACATCCAGAACCTTCCGCGCAACTCCGCCCTGCGCAAGCTCAACGACCTGGTCAAGAGGGCGCGTCTTGTCAGG GTTCACGCTCACATCATCAGCTATCTGAAGCAGGAGATGCCCTCTGTCTTCCGGAAGGACAACAAGAAGAAGAACCTCATCTACGAACTGCCCGTCATCTTCTCCAAGATCCAGCTGCAGCACAACATCTCTCCCGGAGACTTCCCAGACTGTGCTAAGAtgcag GAGAAGCTGGCCGTTCACGATTTCAACAAATTCAAGCCCCTGAAGCCCAACATGATGGCCGCTCTGGACGAGCTGCTGTCCACTGACATCGCCAAGCTGATGCCCCTGCTGAAGCAGGAGGAGATGGACGCGGGGATCCAGGCCGGCGTCCAGGGCGGGGCTTTCCTGGGGAGCCGGGGCGGGCCCTTCCTGGAGGGGGACCCCTTCGCCCCGATGGATGAGGACGGGGAGGGGAGTGACATGGAGGACGAGGACTGGGTGGTGACCAAGGACAAGCCCAAGTACGACGAGATCTTCTACAACCTGTCGCCCAACGAGGGCAAGCTGAGCGGCACCAAGGCCAAGGACTGGATGGTGAGCACCAAGCTGCCCAACTCGGTGCTGGGCCGCATCTGGAAGCTGTCGGACGTGGACCGCGACGGCATGCTGGACGACGAGGAGTTCGCCCTGGCCAGCCACCTGATCGAGGTGAAGCTGGACGGGCACGGGCTGCCCCCGGAGCTGCCCGCCCGCCTGGTGCCCCCCTCCAAGCGCCGGCACAAGGGCTCCGACGCGTAG
- the LOC135263976 gene encoding 26S proteasome non-ATPase regulatory subunit 8-like — MASVLRETAGLYETLKSEWNKKNPNLSKCGDILTKLKISLLELNFLPTTGTKLTKQQLILARDVLEIGALWSILKKDIPSFERYMAQLKCYYFDYKNELPESAYMHQLLGLNLLFLLSQNRVSEFHTELERLSAKDIQTNVYIRHPVSLEQYLMEGSYNKVFLAKGNIPAESYTFFIDILLDTIRDEIAGCIEKAYEQIHFNEATRILFFSTSKKMTEYAKKRGWTQSASGYYSFSPQQQRTEEVSIPSTELAQQVIEYARQLEMIV, encoded by the exons ATGGCGTCCGTATTGAGAGAGACGGCTGGGCTGTACGAGACTTTGAAAAGCGAATGGAATAAGAAAAATCCTAATTTGAGTAAATGTGGGGATATCCTGACTAAACTTAAG ATTTCGCTTCTGGAATTAAATTTCTTGCCAACGACGGGGACCAAGCTCACGAAACAGCAGCTAATTTTGGCCC GTGACGTGCTGGAGATTGGAGCGCTGTGGAGCATCCTCAAAAAAGACATCCCTTCTTTTGAGAGATACATGGCCCAGCTGAAATGCTACTACTTTGACTACAA AAACGAGCTGCCGGAATCGGCCTACATGCACCAGCTGCTGGGCCTGAACCTGCTGTTCCTGCTCTCTCAGAACCGGGTGTCCGAGTtccacacagagctggagaggCTGAGCGCCAAGGACATCCAGACCAACGTCTACATCAGGCACCCGGTCTCCCTGGAGCAG tACTTGATGGAAGGCAGCTACAACAAGGTTTTTCTTGCCAAAGGAAACATCCCTGCTGAAAGCTACACCTTCTTCATAGACATCCTGCTGGACACAATCCG GGATGAGATAGCTGGCTGCATAGAAAAGGCATACGAGCAGATCCACTTCAACGAGGCCACGCGCATTCTCTTCTTCTCCACCTCCAAGAAGATGACAGAGTACGCCAAGAAG AGGGGCTGGACCCAGAGCGCCAGCGGCTACTACTCCTTCAGCCCCCAGCAGCAGCGGACGGAGGAAGTGTCCATCCCCTCCACGGAGCTGGCCCAGCAGGTCATCGAGTACGCTCGGCAGCTGGAGATGATTGTgtag
- the LOC135264307 gene encoding syncollin-like yields the protein MKVLAALLLFAVSIACLHAQCPDPGSLKDAAGTKVCARMFEDSHYYYEQSCGGDYLDTYAGDDYPFMPKNWNNRISSLVVSRSCSLTVWERSRKEGNRRKFTSGIQYRLKDVGQGLFSDWDNDISAYYCEC from the coding sequence ATGAAGGTGCTCGCTGCTCTGCTTCTCTTTGCCGTGTCCATCGCGTGCCTTCACGCGCAATGCCCGGACCCAGGGTCGTTGAAGGATGCCGCTGGCACGAAGGTGTGCGCTCGCATGTTCGAGGACAGCCACTACTACTATGAGCAGAGTTGCGGAGGAGACTACCTCGACACTTACGCGGGCGACGACTACCCCTTTATGCCGAAAAACTGGAACAACCGCATCTCCTCTCTGGTTGTGTCGAGGTCCTGCAGTCTGACAGTGTGGGAACGCAGTAGGAAGGAGGGAAACAGGCGCAAGTTCACTTCGGGGATACAGTACCGCCTGAAAGACGTCGGCCAGGGTTTGTTCAGCGATTGGGACAACGACATCTCCGCATACTACTGTGAGTGTTAA